ACTTAAATCAGACATCCTGACCACCTCAGTCCAAACTATTGAGAAGACTCCGAACACTGGAAGTTCAAAATTGTTTGAAGTCATTTGGTGTATGAGCAGCATTGGGCTATGCTACACTTTACCAACCCAGCTCTACTAGAGGGTCATTATGTTGTCTGTTTGCATCACGTGTCTTGTACTGTGATCTTGGGTCCTTGTACAGAGGCTGCTGAAAGAGATCTAGAGTGTTGGATCCACAGGACCCAGCAGTTCTTCACACAGGCATTCTTCCCAGCCTACCAACACCACCTGGAGCTGAAAAAGGAGGTGCAGGAGCAACACCGAAGACAGACTGCAAATTATAAAATGGCTCTAGATAAGGCTAGGCAGAAAGCCAGGTAGTTCAATAACTAAATAAGCAAATAAACTTAGTGATTGTGGCAATGCTAGGAAAATGTGCATGTTCAGATTACTGGGGATTAAACAGGCCCCTTTTACTTTAGGATGTTGCATGCATGTGTACTTCTAACGTTCCCTTCCATATCAGAGCTCAATATTATAGTGTAGTATGTTGGTCTGCCATTTGTCCAGACTGAGAGCaagggaggaggaaggagaaagACAAAGGAATGATCTTCCTGATGAAGATCTGAATCATTCATCCCCTGATTGTGTGAACCTTGTGACGTCTTCCACATCTGGCTCTTAAATAACTACCCCCAGTTGGAacaagtagtagtagtaaaagactgaaaatgttcaaaaatgtttttattggtTATCAAAACTTTATCTACTTGAAGATTTACATAGATCCTTAAAATAGTTAACGAACAATCCTAttgtgaataataataaaaaaatcttCACACGGTAATACACGTGTTGCCATACACAAGAACACGTGTGCTATTTACTAGAAGGTGGTGTGAACATCATGAGATCACACACCGACTGCCTCACTCTGTTCCTCTGCTCTGGGGTGAACAGCAGTTGGTTGTCCATCAGCTGAAAGACAATAACATTGTGTTACTGGACAAATACATCATGTAGCAACCATACAGTGTCAGAGTGTAAACCTATACTGTCTAGCTGACAGTTTGATGCAATGAGCAAATGTAATATGTTAATAAAGGGAAAAGAATCAAAGTCATTTTATTGTCTGAAACTGTCCAAGTGCACCAGAAATAAAGAGAAAAGTAAAATCCACCTGTTCAGTCCCAGGAGTGAACACCAGTGGTGCCAGTGGTAGAGCTGAGGTCAGGGTGAGAAAGAGAATATGAGGACCAGGTGCACAAGACGACCTCAAAGAGACACCAAGAATCACCACCAATGGTGCAAAACCCAACAGTACCTGTAGATGTCATCGGTGTTCTCTGGGTGCTTTCTTCTGCCTGAGAGATAGGGCTCTCCATCTCAACGTCCACTGCCCCGAGAGAAAACCTCTCTACCCCTGGGccctggacaggagttaagctaCAGCGGTCCGTCGGCTGCAGGTATCGCTCAAAGTCCAAATCTGCAACATGCTAAGACAATAACAGCATGATACCGAAAGTTCACCGTAGCTGACTTCACCGGGCTGACTTGATACACATAATCATGTCAGAAAGATTATGCATTGTGCTCATGTGATTACCTCAGCATCAGGACTTTCTGTCATTTCAAAGTTTGTACTGGTGGGAGTTCTGTAAAGACAAGAATCAGGATGATCATCCTCTTAAAATATCCCAACTGAGACAGGTTGCGTTGCAAAATATTTAAGTCATGGAAAGCAGAGGTCTGTATTAGATCATCCAAACATTAGAATGTCCTTTAAATCGGTGGTATTATTGGGAGCAAGTTCACATCACAAGAAAGTACATGCTTGGAAcaggtttttattttattggtgGTGGGTGTCAAATTTTGTAAAACAATTATGTAAggaaaattatatattttaatgtcTGCCTAAACTAAAAGCTAATCATATTTTTAAACACATACCCTAAACCATCTTAACACCTTGATAGTAATTCTTagaatacatgttttgagaaaGAAAACGCTCCATTATCGGCTCTGCAATCAGCAACAAAAATGCTTGTGGTTTTGCTCTAATAACCAACCAGGAATGATCTGTATGAAGAGATGGGCATCCCTGGCTGTCAACCGTTTTGCATGTGCATGTACATAGAAGGCTAGGCCAAGCATGTAGACTTCAATTACAGCATATTTAACCCATCAAGTGATATTTATGGATTAAGTTCACTCCAAATGTAGATTGTAGGATAGTACAGTGTAGGGATGCTTACCTTTTACTGTTAGAGCTGCCAGCACtgtcggagagagagaggacatgtGGTGTGGTGAACATCATAGAAGGGGAAAGGGCAGAAGCACGGAGCTCCAGACTTTCTGCTTGCGGAGGAGCCTTGGACACAGGAGAATGGCTGAGAGACAGGGAGCCAGATCTAACGGGGGAGGCACCTGCTGCTGGGTTGACTGCAGGGCTCCTTGGTAGTTCGGGAACTATGGGCTCTTCAGTGTGGTCATGGGATGATGCTGCCCCAGTATCAGACTCAGGAACGGCTTTTTTGGGCTGTGCGCCAAGCAAGTGTTCAGGGATTTGGAGAGGTAGCTCTGCCTCGGTCTGGAGAGGGTAGTCACGTGGCTGGATCTCTGCTGACCGACTCACCGGAGTGTCAGCTGGGGCATTTGTGAGGTCTGACTGGAAACGAGGGGTAGTGTCGGGTGGGCTGCGTTCTGTGCGCGAGGCTCGGGGCGAAGCggcaggggagagagtgaggcacATAGGGCTGATCTGGAGTGGGTCGGGGGAGCAGGGGAAGGAGTCAGCAGGGCGTTGAGGAGTACAGGCAGGAGTGGCGGTGGAAGGAGCTACTTTGGTAGGGGTAGCATTAGTTATGAGTGGAAGAGGAGAAGCACATGGGATGACAGAGGATCGATGCAGACTGCCTGGGGTGCTGAGCTTGGACACACAGGGGAAAGACCGGGGCAAGGGAGCTGCGCTCAGTCGTGACGACCTCCTCACagcacctggggggggggggggggggggggggggggatgggggggtcaTAGTTTAACCCACATGCATTAGCAATGTTCTGAACCGTGATCACCAAAAGTTCCATTGTTAATTCCAACTGATACTACTAGGTTGTATTGAAGTCATACCAACAACTTTGGCTGGACTCTCCACCTGGAAGAAACCTCCATGGAACACTACGGTCTGGGCAGCTGGGGCGTCCGGGGCAGAAGGAGGCTCATCCAGAACGGTGGCCGAAGCTGTGGTGGCCTTCACCGCCGCGGCCTGCTTGGCCTTCATAGCAGCCTTGACCGCAGCCAGACGACTCTTTGCAGCGGCGCTGGATCCCCCGCCTGCCCCAGGCTTACATCCTGCCACAGGGGGCTTCTGCAAGAGCAGGCACAAACAGGCAGCAATCAGCAAtccactgaccaatcacaggccATATTAAGGGAAAGGATCTATTTTTGAACTGGCAGGGGAGATATTATGTTACAGGTCATTTCATATACCTTGAGGACCTTTTTCTGCTTGGTGACAGTTTTGGTTTCCTCTTGCCATCCTCTAGTTTCTGCTTCTTTCAATGCAATGAACTTCTTATTAACATCTTCCACCTTACAAGA
The genomic region above belongs to Brachyhypopomus gauderio isolate BG-103 chromosome 3, BGAUD_0.2, whole genome shotgun sequence and contains:
- the dlgap5 gene encoding disks large-associated protein 5 isoform X8, yielding MRKLNSEGIILTYIHRFTYSMETRFAHLYKRDFSVSMMRVKMSRRRSQCQKENRERMQNLRRCLDQLPESELSMDVSTLEKSVITAQEIAHKTKAGNSAAEQRKKMLAHFKEQKALQKEKERREKEKKGVFKVGLYRPQPLGYVTSNPVVPFTAKATVSIQSTRVTRSMKQQPQQKLIERQVVQKKVEPAVRAPAARSSSRSMAATVMARDLQGVKTRSASRLQAAPSAGREKTIQGNTGNVPAAKNKPAKEEVPPVTPSLHEEAKIVEKGEMIAASFAPQDFVFQAPAGLRAFQPEPLSPRSADSFLSPSLSFEPKLEPTLPSPLPPASPTSTPPCLPPGLPSTSPASASSPVASAPPPPAPQTPPPAPRTPPPASISPPSSPLEPEHDVSYFRAVMASETERLTGLSEIWEMRFEDSSIPDEMRDRMRTAVGQARLLMKERFGQFGGLVDDCDLGRGEKITTCSDLQGFWDMVYFQVEDVNKKFIALKEAETRGWQEETKTVTKQKKVLKKPPVAGCKPGAGGGSSAAAKSRLAAVKAAMKAKQAAAVKATTASATVLDEPPSAPDAPAAQTVVFHGGFFQVESPAKVVGAVRRSSRLSAAPLPRSFPCVSKLSTPGSLHRSSVIPCASPLPLITNATPTKVAPSTATPACTPQRPADSFPCSPDPLQISPMCLTLSPAASPRASRTERSPPDTTPRFQSDLTNAPADTPVSRSAEIQPRDYPLQTEAELPLQIPEHLLGAQPKKAVPESDTGAASSHDHTEEPIVPELPRSPAVNPAAGASPVRSGSLSLSHSPVSKAPPQAESLELRASALSPSMMFTTPHVLSLSDSAGSSNSKRTPTSTNFEMTESPDAEHVADLDFERYLQPTDRCSLTPVQGPGVERFSLGAVDVEMESPISQAEESTQRTPMTSTALPLAPLVFTPGTEQLMDNQLLFTPEQRNRVRQSVCDLMMFTPPSSK
- the dlgap5 gene encoding disks large-associated protein 5 isoform X7 gives rise to the protein MRKLNSEGIILTYIHRFTYSMETRFAHLYKRDFSVSMMRVKMSRRRSQCQKENRERMQNLRRCLDQLPESELSMDVSTLEKSVITAQEIAHKTKAGNSAAEQRKKMLAHFKEQKALQKEKERREKEKKGVFKVGLYRPQPLGYVTSNPVVPFTAKATVSIQSTRVTRSMKQQPQQKLIERQVVQKKVEPAVRAPAARSSSRSMAATVMARDLQGVKTRSASRLQAAPSAGREKTIQGNTGNVPAAKNKQPAKEEVPPVTPSLHEEAKIVEKGEMIAASFAPQDFVFQAPAGLRAFQPEPLSPRSADSFLSPSLSFEPKLEPTLPSPLPPASPTSTPPCLPPGLPSTSPASASSPVASAPPPPAPQTPPPAPRTPPPASISPPSSPLEPEHDVSYFRAVMASETERLTGLSEIWEMRFEDSSIPDEMRDRMRTAVGQARLLMKERFGQFGGLVDDCDLGRGEKITTCSDLQGFWDMVYFQVEDVNKKFIALKEAETRGWQEETKTVTKQKKVLKKPPVAGCKPGAGGGSSAAAKSRLAAVKAAMKAKQAAAVKATTASATVLDEPPSAPDAPAAQTVVFHGGFFQVESPAKVVGAVRRSSRLSAAPLPRSFPCVSKLSTPGSLHRSSVIPCASPLPLITNATPTKVAPSTATPACTPQRPADSFPCSPDPLQISPMCLTLSPAASPRASRTERSPPDTTPRFQSDLTNAPADTPVSRSAEIQPRDYPLQTEAELPLQIPEHLLGAQPKKAVPESDTGAASSHDHTEEPIVPELPRSPAVNPAAGASPVRSGSLSLSHSPVSKAPPQAESLELRASALSPSMMFTTPHVLSLSDSAGSSNSKRTPTSTNFEMTESPDAEHVADLDFERYLQPTDRCSLTPVQGPGVERFSLGAVDVEMESPISQAEESTQRTPMTSTALPLAPLVFTPGTEQLMDNQLLFTPEQRNRVRQSVCDLMMFTPPSSK
- the dlgap5 gene encoding disks large-associated protein 5 isoform X6, whose translation is MRKLNSEGIILTYIHRFTYSMETRFAHLYKRDFSVSMMRVKMSRRRSQCQKENRERMQNLRRCLDQLPESELSMDVSTLEKSVITAQEIAHKTKAGNSAAEQRKKMLAHFKEQKALQKEKERREKEKKGVFKVGLYRPQPLGYVTSNPVVPFTAKATVSIQSTRVTRSMKQQPQQKLIERQVVQKKVEPAVRAPAARSSSRSMAATVMARDLQGVKTRSASRLQAAPSAGREKTIQAGNTGNVPAAKNKPAKEEVPPVTPSLHEEAKIVEKGEMIAASFAPQDFVFQAPAGLRAFQPEPLSPRSADSFLSPSLSFEPKLEPTLPSPLPPASPTSTPPCLPPGLPSTSPASASSPVASAPPPPAPQTPPPAPRTPPPASISPPSSPLEPEHDVSYFRAVMASETERLTGLSEIWEMRFEDSSIPDEMRDRMRTAVGQARLLMKERFGQFGGLVDDCDLGRGEKITTCSDLQGFWDMVYFQVEDVNKKFIALKEAETRGWQEETKTVTKQKKVLKKPPVAGCKPGAGGGSSAAAKSRLAAVKAAMKAKQAAAVKATTASATVLDEPPSAPDAPAAQTVVFHGGFFQVESPAKVVGAVRRSSRLSAAPLPRSFPCVSKLSTPGSLHRSSVIPCASPLPLITNATPTKVAPSTATPACTPQRPADSFPCSPDPLQISPMCLTLSPAASPRASRTERSPPDTTPRFQSDLTNAPADTPVSRSAEIQPRDYPLQTEAELPLQIPEHLLGAQPKKAVPESDTGAASSHDHTEEPIVPELPRSPAVNPAAGASPVRSGSLSLSHSPVSKAPPQAESLELRASALSPSMMFTTPHVLSLSDSAGSSNSKRTPTSTNFEMTESPDAEHVADLDFERYLQPTDRCSLTPVQGPGVERFSLGAVDVEMESPISQAEESTQRTPMTSTALPLAPLVFTPGTEQLMDNQLLFTPEQRNRVRQSVCDLMMFTPPSSK
- the dlgap5 gene encoding disks large-associated protein 5 isoform X5, giving the protein MRKLNSEGIILTYIHRFTYSMETRFAHLYKRDFSVSMMRVKMSRRRSQCQKENRERMQNLRRCLDQLPESELSMDVSTLEKSVITAQEIAHKTKAGNSAAEQRKKMLAHFKEQKALQKEKERREKEKKGVFKVGLYRPQPLGYVTSNPVVPFTAKATVSIQSTRVTRSMKQQPQQKLIERQVVQKKVEPAVRAPAARSSSRSMAATVMARDLQGVKTRSASRLQAAPSAGREKTIQAGNTGNVPAAKNKQPAKEEVPPVTPSLHEEAKIVEKGEMIAASFAPQDFVFQAPAGLRAFQPEPLSPRSADSFLSPSLSFEPKLEPTLPSPLPPASPTSTPPCLPPGLPSTSPASASSPVASAPPPPAPQTPPPAPRTPPPASISPPSSPLEPEHDVSYFRAVMASETERLTGLSEIWEMRFEDSSIPDEMRDRMRTAVGQARLLMKERFGQFGGLVDDCDLGRGEKITTCSDLQGFWDMVYFQVEDVNKKFIALKEAETRGWQEETKTVTKQKKVLKKPPVAGCKPGAGGGSSAAAKSRLAAVKAAMKAKQAAAVKATTASATVLDEPPSAPDAPAAQTVVFHGGFFQVESPAKVVGAVRRSSRLSAAPLPRSFPCVSKLSTPGSLHRSSVIPCASPLPLITNATPTKVAPSTATPACTPQRPADSFPCSPDPLQISPMCLTLSPAASPRASRTERSPPDTTPRFQSDLTNAPADTPVSRSAEIQPRDYPLQTEAELPLQIPEHLLGAQPKKAVPESDTGAASSHDHTEEPIVPELPRSPAVNPAAGASPVRSGSLSLSHSPVSKAPPQAESLELRASALSPSMMFTTPHVLSLSDSAGSSNSKRTPTSTNFEMTESPDAEHVADLDFERYLQPTDRCSLTPVQGPGVERFSLGAVDVEMESPISQAEESTQRTPMTSTALPLAPLVFTPGTEQLMDNQLLFTPEQRNRVRQSVCDLMMFTPPSSK
- the dlgap5 gene encoding disks large-associated protein 5 isoform X4, coding for MRKLNSEGIILTYIHRFTYSMETRFAHLYKRDFSVSMMRVKMSRRRSQCQKENRERMQNLRRCLDQLPESELSMDVSTLEKSVITAQEIAHKTKAGNSAAEQRKKMLAHFKEQKALQKEKERREKEKKGVFKVGLYRPQPLGYVTSNPVVPFTAKATVSIQSTRVTRSMKQQPQQKLIERQVVQKKVEPAVRAPAARSSSRSMAATVMARGAVKHAADLQGVKTRSASRLQAAPSAGREKTIQGNTGNVPAAKNKPAKEEVPPVTPSLHEEAKIVEKGEMIAASFAPQDFVFQAPAGLRAFQPEPLSPRSADSFLSPSLSFEPKLEPTLPSPLPPASPTSTPPCLPPGLPSTSPASASSPVASAPPPPAPQTPPPAPRTPPPASISPPSSPLEPEHDVSYFRAVMASETERLTGLSEIWEMRFEDSSIPDEMRDRMRTAVGQARLLMKERFGQFGGLVDDCDLGRGEKITTCSDLQGFWDMVYFQVEDVNKKFIALKEAETRGWQEETKTVTKQKKVLKKPPVAGCKPGAGGGSSAAAKSRLAAVKAAMKAKQAAAVKATTASATVLDEPPSAPDAPAAQTVVFHGGFFQVESPAKVVGAVRRSSRLSAAPLPRSFPCVSKLSTPGSLHRSSVIPCASPLPLITNATPTKVAPSTATPACTPQRPADSFPCSPDPLQISPMCLTLSPAASPRASRTERSPPDTTPRFQSDLTNAPADTPVSRSAEIQPRDYPLQTEAELPLQIPEHLLGAQPKKAVPESDTGAASSHDHTEEPIVPELPRSPAVNPAAGASPVRSGSLSLSHSPVSKAPPQAESLELRASALSPSMMFTTPHVLSLSDSAGSSNSKRTPTSTNFEMTESPDAEHVADLDFERYLQPTDRCSLTPVQGPGVERFSLGAVDVEMESPISQAEESTQRTPMTSTALPLAPLVFTPGTEQLMDNQLLFTPEQRNRVRQSVCDLMMFTPPSSK